In Paenibacillus sonchi, the genomic stretch TGCTCTGGAAGCGGAACTGGAGCCTGTATTGCACCACGAAGGGGAGTTTGCGCTTCACTTCGCTCCTTTTGAGATCAAGACTATTTACATTCGGTAAACTCATACATTGCCTTGCCCATAAGGTGCCCAAGTGTGGCTATAAGTGTGGCTATAAGTGTGCCCATAAGGTGCCCAAGTGTGCCCATAAGGTGCCCAAGTGTGCCCATAAGTGGCTAAGAGTGCCTAAGTGTGGCTAAGTGTGCCTATAGGTGTGCCCATAAGGTGCTCAAGTGTGCCTACAAGTGTGCCCGTAAGTAGCTAAGTGGAATTTCTCCATCTATTTTGCCCGAAAACCGCTGCCCACTAGCAATTAGTGGGAATTACTCCACCTAATTCGGTGAAATTGATTGTTAATTAGCCTGGGAGGGCGGATTAAGTTTACTTTTCCCACTATTCATTTATAGGGGGGCCAATGGTAATAAATAGTGGGAGTTTTTCCACTTAGCATAGCGGATTAACGACAGTCGCAGTCACAACCGCAACCGCAACCGTAGCTGTAGCCGCAGCCGCAGCCGTACGGGTAGCTGAACCGCAACCGCATTCGTAGCTGCCACCGCAACCGTAACCGTAGCTGAACCACAACGCATTCGTAGCTGCCACCGCAACCGTAACCGTAGCTGAACCGCAACCGCATTGTAGCTGCCACCGCAGCCGTAACGGTAGCTGAACCGCAACCGCATTTGTAGCTGCCACCGCAACTGTAACTGTAACTCCAGCTGTACCTGCACCTGAAACGTAGCTGCCACCGCAACTGTAACTGTAACTCCAGCTGCACCTGCACCTGCAAACAAACTTTAAGCCGGGGTCCATAGAACGTGTCAGTTGATCTGTCTTGGCTCCCCGGTTTGTAAAGTTTACACATGACTATTCTACCTACATGAACATAAGGAGTGTACCTTCCTTGGAACAATTCAGACTACCGAAAATCCCAATGCCGGAGCTTACGCTGCCGCAAGCCGTACAGGAGGTGCTGGCTGAAGCTGAAGAGAAGCTGGCCCACCGTCCGAAGCTGCTGCAGCTGTTCAAAAACTGTTTTCCCAATACTCTGGAGACGACCACCAAGCTGCTTGATGACGGTACGACCTTTATCATTACCGGAGATATCCCGGCTTCCTGGCTGCGCGACTCTGTGGAGCAGGTCATTCATTATGTTCCCTTGGCCAAAAATGACCCGGACCTCCAGCGCATCATCGGCGGTCTGATCAAACGTCATATCCAGTACATCCACATTGACCCTTACGCCAATGCTTTTAATGAGTCGGCCAATGACTGGCACTGGAACACCACCGATGTCACGGAGATGTCCCCGTGGGTCTGGGAGCGGAAATTCGAAATTGACTCGCTTTGCTTCGTAGTGCGGCTGGCCTATACCTACTGGAAGGAAACCGGTGTTACCGATTTCTTCAATGCGGAGTTCAAGTCTGCTCTGCGTACGATTATTGATTTGTTCCGCAGAGAGCAGCGCCACTTCGAGCAGTCGCCTTACCGCTTTACCCGCAACAACGGCATTCCTGAAGACTCGCTGCGCAATAGCGGACTCGGCATGCCGGTGAACTATACAGGAATGATCTGGTCCGGCTTCCGCTCCAGCGATGATGCCTGCGATTTCCACTACAACATCCCCGGCAATATGTTTGCTGTTGTAGCCCTGCGCCAGATGCAGGAGTTCGCCGAGTGGGTGTTCCGGGACATGGATCTGCTGGCGGAACTGAAAGAGCTGGAATTCGAGGTCGACTACGGGATCAAGCTGTACGGAATTTACCGCCACCCTGAGTTTGGGCCGATTTATGCCTATGAGACAGACGGCTTCGGCAACTACTGCCTGATGGATGATGCCGGAACCCCCGGGCTGATCTCCATTCCGTATCTGGGCTATACCACGGCCGATGATCCGATTTATCAGAACACCAGACGGTTTGCGCTCAGTAAAGAAAATCCTTTCTATTATGAAGGAACAGCAGCCAAAGGCATTGGCAGCCCGCATACACCGAAGGATTATATCTGGCATATGGCCCTGTCCATGCAGGGAATTACCGCGCAATCTGTAGAGGAAAAGCTGGAGCTGGTCGCCCTGCTGGAAAACACAGACGCGGATACCGGCTTCATGCACGAAGGCTTCCATGCCGATGACCCGTCCGTGTTCACCCGCAGCTGGTTCGCCTGGTCAAACAGCCTGTTCTCCCAGCTGGTGTACCGGATGATGAAGGATGGCCAGCTGTGAGTGCGGGCAATGTGATTCTGTTCAGCGACCGGTTGTTCCCCGGCTATTGTGCAGCAGCCGGACAGATTCAGGAACAGGCTCAGCGCCTTGGCGGATTACAGCATGCCGCCGTCAACGCCCCAGGTGCCCGTTCTGTGCGTATTGCCGATGCGGAGCAGCTGGCAGCGGCATTGGATGCCGCCGGGCCTGGCGCATGTTTCATCAACCTGCACGCTCCCTATTTCCCGAAGGAGGCCTGGAGCTCCATCCTGGCCTACCTTCAGCGCGGCGGCGGGCTGCTGAGCATCGGCGGCGCACCGTTCAAGGTTCCGGTGCGTCTGCGTAATGGCGTCTGGCAGGCGGAAGCCGAGCAGACCGCCTACCACCGGCAGCTTCATATTCATGAAGCGCTGCGGGTGGACGGCGGGCGTGTCCAGTCTCACGCCGCCCTTGCGGACATTCCTCTGTTCGCAGGCCGCGAGGGGCTGCTCGCACCCGCGGACACCTGGAATCTGGTGCCGCACGTGACCAAGAGCAGCGATCTGCCGGAGCAAATGGGCGCAAGCGGCCCCATGGATACCCGGATCTATCCGCTGCTGAAGGGCATCTCGGCGGATGGCCGTGAGGTATCTGCTCCCGCTGTGCTGTGGGAGCATGTCGGCGGCCCCTTCGCCGGAGCGCGCTGGATCTTCATCGGCCAGAAGCTTACGGCTGAACACTGCGGGGACGAAGGCCTGAAGCTGCTCGCGGCCTGCGCGGCCTTTGCCGCCAAAGGCGTCACCGAGCTGTGGCTGAAGCCCAACTACGCCTCCTATGAGCAGGGCGAGCGGCCAATTGTCACCCTGCAAAGCCAGCAGTTGAGCCGCACCGGTGCGGGACAGGAAAGCTGGCAGCTTCAGTTTACCTTGCAGAAGGACGGAGCGGCGTCCCCTTGCTTCCGGCACAGCTGCGCGATCATGGCCGGCACGGAAATGAACTTTTTCCGTCTGCCAATCCCCGTAGAGCTTGAACCGGGCCTGTATGATCTGGTCTGCCATGCCGAGGCGGAGGACGGCGAGCAGCGCGTGCTGCGCCAGGGCTTCTGGGGTTATGATGCCGCACTGCTTGCGCAAGGCGAGCCTATCACAGCCGGGAGGGACTACTTCCAGAAAAATGGGCGTCCGCTGCCAGTCGTAGGCATGACTTATATGACTTCGGATGTGGCCCGGAAGTTTCTTTTCCTGCCGAACGCAGCCGTATGGAACCGCGATATGGCCCAGATGAAGAAGGCCGGGATCAACTGGATCCGCACCGGCATCTGGACCGCTTACCGCAATATCATGCAGGTTGACGGCCATGCCTCCGAAGAGGTGATGCGGGCCATTGATGCTTTTCTGCAGACAGCCAAAAAACACGGCCTCCAGGTGACCTTTACCTTCTTCTCCTTCACACCGGAAACCTGGGAGGGGCGCAATCCTTATCTTGACCCGCGCAGTGTAGAGGCCCAAAAACGGTTTATCCGCTCCATTGTTGCCCGGCATGTTCACACTACCCATGTGGATTGGGACCTAATTAATGAGCCGTCCATGTTCGATCCGCCGCGCATCTTCTCGGACGGACCGAGCACTGCGGGTGACAGCTATGAACAGCAGGCCTTTTCCGCCTGGCTGGAGCAGCGTCATGGCAGCATCGCCGTTCTTCAGGAGCGCTGGAACATGACACCGCTGGAGCTGCCCGATTTTGCATCGGCACGCCCCCCGGAACAAGCAGAAATCAACTTCAGCATCCAGGATATTCATTCCGGCAAACGCGGAACCCGCTGGCTCGATTACTGCCTGTTTTCCATGGACATGCATAACGTTTGGGCCAAGGAGTTATATGGAGCAATCAAAGAGCTCAACCCCGCGCAGCTGGTGACCGTAGGCCAGGACGAAGCGCTGGGCGCGCAAAGACCATCGCCGTTCTTTTACGAAGAGGCCGTAGATTACACAACTGTCCATAGCTGGTGGCTGAACGACAATCTGCTGTGGAGCGGAATCTTTGCCAAAACAGAGAACAAACCGAACCTGGTGCAGGAAACCGGAATTATGTATGTCGAAACCCCCGACGGACGCGCCAAAAGAACCGAGGAAGAGCTGCGCTCCATCCTGGAACGCAAATATGCCTATGCCTTTGCTGCAGGTGGAGCGGGAGCGGTTCAGTGGATCTGGAACACCAACTTTTATATGGATAATGCCAATGAATCGCAGATTGGCGCACTGCGCGCGGATGGCACCGAGAAGCCGGAGGCGGATGTCTCGTATGATTTCGGACGTTTCATAGCGGAAGCCGGGGATTTGTTTGCGGGGCGGAAGCTTGAGGATATCGCCGTTATTTTCCCGTATTCCAACGATTTCTCCAACCGTAAGCTCGCCTATGACGCCACCACCCGGCTGACACGCATTCTGTCCTACCAGCTGCGCCTGCCGTTCCGTGGAGTTTCGGAATATGGCCTGGAAGCGCTGGAAGCCCAGCCGCCCAAGCTGATTTTGCTGCCGAGTGCACATAATCTGGATGACGGCGCGATGGACAAACTGATTGCATTTGTGGAACGCACTGGTGCAGTGCTTTTGGTGACGGGGACGCTGGGCCTCGACGCTTACTGGCAGCCGTCCGAACGTCTTGTGGAGCTTCTTGGCGCGCGTGAACTGAGCAATGTGCGGCGCGAGGAACGTATGAAGCTTGGCGGCAGAACCTTTGCCGTTTCCTACGGGCAGCGCCGGATTGCTGAGCTGGTAAAAGAAGTACAAGTGCGGGATACCGCCGCCGCCCATCCGGCAGAGCCCGGAGACACCGTAATGGACCTCCCTCTGGGGAAGGGACGCCTTATCTGGTGCCCGCTTCCGCTGGAACTGAATGAACGCAACGAACCCATCGCCGAGCTTTACCGCTATGCGGCGGAACGCTCAGCCGTTTCTGCCGGACTGGAATGGATCAGCGGGGGCGATTTGCCGGGCGTCTACGGGCGCAAGCTGGATTTTGCCGGAGGAGCGCTTTACATTTTTGTATCGGAATACGCTTGGGACGCGGACATTGAAGTCAAAGACCGACAGACTGGGGTAAGCTACAGCTTCCGGCTTGAGAAAGAACGTTCCGTACTGTTTGCGGCAGATAAGCAAGGGCAGCTGACTTCTGTGTACAGGGCGGAAGAAACTGCGGTTACAACATATTGAGCAAGATTTAAGGGGAGAGATGGGACTCATGACGAAGAAAAAAACCGCACATATCGTTTCCCACACCCACTGGGACCGGGAATGGTATCTGCCTTACGAGAAGCATCATGTCCGTCTGGTCCAGCTGGTGGATGCGTTACTCGATAAATTAGACAGCAGTACAGCCTTCCGCAGCTTTTATCTGGATGGCCAGACGATTATTCTGGAGGATTACCTCCAGGTCCGCCCCGAGAACAAAGAACGTCTGGAGCAGCACATCCGGGCCGGACGGATTCTGATTGGCCCTTGGTACATTCTGCAGGATGCTTTTCTTACGAGCGGTGAGGCTAATGTGCGCAATATGCAGATCGGCCATCAGGATGCTCTGAAATACGGCGAGCCGTCCAAAATCGGCTACTTCCCCGATACCTTCGGCCTCGTCGGCCAGACGCCGCAGCTCATGCTCCAATCCGGCATCCGCAATGCCTTCTTCGGCAGAGGCGTGAAGCCTACCGGCTTTAATAATACCGTATCGGACGGCGGCTACGAGTCTTCGTTCTCCGAGCTGATCTGGGAAGGGCCGGACGGCTCCCGTATTCTTGGTATCCTCTTCGCCAACTGGTATTCCAACGGCAATGAAGTACCGGTGGACGAAGCTGCTGCGCGGGAGTTTTGGGACCGGAAGCTGGCAGATGCCGAGAAATATGCTTCCACAGGCGAGCTGCTGTTCATGAATGGCTGTGACCATCAGCCGCTTCAGCTCGATTTGCCGGAGGCGATTGCCACCGCACAGGCGCTCTATCCGGGAGTGGAGTTCGTTCATTCGAACTTCCCGGATTACCTGGACGCGCTGAATGCTGAACTGGAAAAGGGAGGGGAATCCGGCACACTGGAGCTGTCCTCCGTTACAGGCGAGCTGCGGAGCCAGCGGACCGACGGCTGGGGGACGCTTGTCAATACGGCTTCGGCCCGTGTGTATTTGAAACAGATGAACCAGAAGGGCCAGGCCCTGCTTGAAAAAGTAGCCGAGCCGCTGGCGTCCATCGCGGGGCTTGCCGGCAAAGAATACCCGCATCATCTGTTTACCTACGCCTGGAAGACGCTGATGCAGAACCATCCGCATGACAGCATCTGCGGCTGCAGTGTGGACGAGGTGCACCGCGAGATGGTGACCCGTTTTGATAAAAGCCGCCACGTAGCAGAAAGCATCATTGAAGACAGCGCCAGATTTATCGCCGGGGCTGTAGATACCTCTGTTTTTGCGGGCGCTGCGGAAGCTGTTCCTTTTGTGGTGATGAACACTACAGGCTGGAGCCGCACGGGCACTGTCAGCATTGAACTCGATGCCGCCCGCTTGTACCTGCGTGAAGGCTACGGCCTGGAAGAGACCTCCCGCAGAATGCAGGAATTCGATCTCTCCGGCCGGGTATTGCTGGATGACAGCGGTAAGGCATTGGCCTGCACCGTGGAGGATCTGGGTCTTGAATTCGGCTATGATCTGCCGGACGACAAGTTCCGCCAGCCTTTCATGTGCCGCAGAGTCAAGCTTACCTTTGAGGCGGCTGAAGTTCCGGCGCTTGGACTTCGCGCCTATGCCTGGACCACACAGCAAGCGGCAGCAGCTCCGGCTGAGCCTTCGCTTTTGAGCGGCGGGCATGTGCTGGAAAATGCAGCAGTCCGTGTTGAAGTCGCCGCAGACGGCTCCTTCAGCCTGCATCACAAGCAAAGCGGAGCGGTATACCGTGATCTTGGCATCTATGAGAATACCGGAGACATCGGCAACGAATATATGTATAGACAGCCGGATGGCGAGCTTCCTTTGACAACCAAAGGCCTGGATGCAGCGGTTGCTGTTCTGGAAGATACCCCTTTTCGTGCGGCTATTGAGATTACACATGCCTGGGAGATTCCCGCTTCAGCAGACGCCGGATTGAACGAAGAACAGCGGGCGCTGGTCTATTATCCGGAGCGCAAGGCACAGCGCAGCACCGGGACGGTGATTTTGCAGCTTCGTACGGTGATTTCGCTGGAACGTGAAGGCAAAGGGCTGCATATTGAATCCACCATCAACAATACCGCGAAGGATCACCGTGTGCGTATGCTGTTCCCTACGGATTTGCAGACTGCGGTGCATCACGCCGACTCCATGTTCGAAATTGCCACACGGGACAACGAGCCAGCGGCAGAATGGCAGAATCCGAGCAATACCCAGCATCAGCAGTCTTTTGTGGATGTGAGCACTGCTGAGGCTGGCATGACTGTAGCCAATCTCGGCCTGAACGAATATGAAGTGCTGCGTGACGGACGTAATACAATTGCCGTTACCCTGCTTCGCAGCGTAGGCGAACTGGGCGACTGGGGCTGGTTCCCGACACCGGAGGCACAATGCCTCGGTGAGCATACCGTACAGCTAATGCTGATTCCGC encodes the following:
- a CDS encoding alpha-mannosidase, whose amino-acid sequence is MTKKKTAHIVSHTHWDREWYLPYEKHHVRLVQLVDALLDKLDSSTAFRSFYLDGQTIILEDYLQVRPENKERLEQHIRAGRILIGPWYILQDAFLTSGEANVRNMQIGHQDALKYGEPSKIGYFPDTFGLVGQTPQLMLQSGIRNAFFGRGVKPTGFNNTVSDGGYESSFSELIWEGPDGSRILGILFANWYSNGNEVPVDEAAAREFWDRKLADAEKYASTGELLFMNGCDHQPLQLDLPEAIATAQALYPGVEFVHSNFPDYLDALNAELEKGGESGTLELSSVTGELRSQRTDGWGTLVNTASARVYLKQMNQKGQALLEKVAEPLASIAGLAGKEYPHHLFTYAWKTLMQNHPHDSICGCSVDEVHREMVTRFDKSRHVAESIIEDSARFIAGAVDTSVFAGAAEAVPFVVMNTTGWSRTGTVSIELDAARLYLREGYGLEETSRRMQEFDLSGRVLLDDSGKALACTVEDLGLEFGYDLPDDKFRQPFMCRRVKLTFEAAEVPALGLRAYAWTTQQAAAAPAEPSLLSGGHVLENAAVRVEVAADGSFSLHHKQSGAVYRDLGIYENTGDIGNEYMYRQPDGELPLTTKGLDAAVAVLEDTPFRAAIEITHAWEIPASADAGLNEEQRALVYYPERKAQRSTGTVILQLRTVISLEREGKGLHIESTINNTAKDHRVRMLFPTDLQTAVHHADSMFEIATRDNEPAAEWQNPSNTQHQQSFVDVSTAEAGMTVANLGLNEYEVLRDGRNTIAVTLLRSVGELGDWGWFPTPEAQCLGEHTVQLMLIPHTGDGIASGAYAQAYQFQAPWTIFQTDIHSGTIASGYSPLSWKGAEAAFSSMKMNATTGDLLLRWYNMSGSQAQLDVQLGLPHEHLYRTGILEESTAPLPDSGDARHLLELGPCEIATFGIHLGA
- a CDS encoding alpha-amylase family protein, whose translation is MSAGNVILFSDRLFPGYCAAAGQIQEQAQRLGGLQHAAVNAPGARSVRIADAEQLAAALDAAGPGACFINLHAPYFPKEAWSSILAYLQRGGGLLSIGGAPFKVPVRLRNGVWQAEAEQTAYHRQLHIHEALRVDGGRVQSHAALADIPLFAGREGLLAPADTWNLVPHVTKSSDLPEQMGASGPMDTRIYPLLKGISADGREVSAPAVLWEHVGGPFAGARWIFIGQKLTAEHCGDEGLKLLAACAAFAAKGVTELWLKPNYASYEQGERPIVTLQSQQLSRTGAGQESWQLQFTLQKDGAASPCFRHSCAIMAGTEMNFFRLPIPVELEPGLYDLVCHAEAEDGEQRVLRQGFWGYDAALLAQGEPITAGRDYFQKNGRPLPVVGMTYMTSDVARKFLFLPNAAVWNRDMAQMKKAGINWIRTGIWTAYRNIMQVDGHASEEVMRAIDAFLQTAKKHGLQVTFTFFSFTPETWEGRNPYLDPRSVEAQKRFIRSIVARHVHTTHVDWDLINEPSMFDPPRIFSDGPSTAGDSYEQQAFSAWLEQRHGSIAVLQERWNMTPLELPDFASARPPEQAEINFSIQDIHSGKRGTRWLDYCLFSMDMHNVWAKELYGAIKELNPAQLVTVGQDEALGAQRPSPFFYEEAVDYTTVHSWWLNDNLLWSGIFAKTENKPNLVQETGIMYVETPDGRAKRTEEELRSILERKYAYAFAAGGAGAVQWIWNTNFYMDNANESQIGALRADGTEKPEADVSYDFGRFIAEAGDLFAGRKLEDIAVIFPYSNDFSNRKLAYDATTRLTRILSYQLRLPFRGVSEYGLEALEAQPPKLILLPSAHNLDDGAMDKLIAFVERTGAVLLVTGTLGLDAYWQPSERLVELLGARELSNVRREERMKLGGRTFAVSYGQRRIAELVKEVQVRDTAAAHPAEPGDTVMDLPLGKGRLIWCPLPLELNERNEPIAELYRYAAERSAVSAGLEWISGGDLPGVYGRKLDFAGGALYIFVSEYAWDADIEVKDRQTGVSYSFRLEKERSVLFAADKQGQLTSVYRAEETAVTTY
- a CDS encoding glycoside hydrolase family 125 protein, translated to MEQFRLPKIPMPELTLPQAVQEVLAEAEEKLAHRPKLLQLFKNCFPNTLETTTKLLDDGTTFIITGDIPASWLRDSVEQVIHYVPLAKNDPDLQRIIGGLIKRHIQYIHIDPYANAFNESANDWHWNTTDVTEMSPWVWERKFEIDSLCFVVRLAYTYWKETGVTDFFNAEFKSALRTIIDLFRREQRHFEQSPYRFTRNNGIPEDSLRNSGLGMPVNYTGMIWSGFRSSDDACDFHYNIPGNMFAVVALRQMQEFAEWVFRDMDLLAELKELEFEVDYGIKLYGIYRHPEFGPIYAYETDGFGNYCLMDDAGTPGLISIPYLGYTTADDPIYQNTRRFALSKENPFYYEGTAAKGIGSPHTPKDYIWHMALSMQGITAQSVEEKLELVALLENTDADTGFMHEGFHADDPSVFTRSWFAWSNSLFSQLVYRMMKDGQL